A stretch of the Coleofasciculus sp. FACHB-1120 genome encodes the following:
- the purM gene encoding phosphoribosylformylglycinamidine cyclo-ligase, with protein MDYRDAGVDVEAGRSFVEKIRSLVQSTHRSEVLGGLGGFSGWFQLPTGYKEPVLVSGTDGVGTKLKLAHQLNFHHTVGIDLVAMCVNDVLTCGAEPLFFLDYLATGQLNPEQLTQVVDGIAAGCRESGCALLGGETAEMPGFYQLGEYDLAGFCVGIVEKSQILDGSLVQEGDVAIALASQGIHSNGFSLVRKIVERSGVDLHASPTAVRGEGFAPLDGKNFGEVLLTPTRIYVKPVLAARKAGLDIHSMAHITGGGLPENLPRCIGADLSIQLDLKSWVIPPIFNWLADAGEVKPADMFNTFNMGIGFVVLVPPDQADRTINWFESQNIPAYAIGKAIAGSGGLIGIPD; from the coding sequence ATGGATTATCGAGACGCCGGTGTAGATGTTGAGGCGGGGCGGAGTTTTGTAGAGAAGATCCGCAGTTTGGTGCAAAGTACGCACCGCTCAGAAGTATTAGGTGGATTGGGCGGCTTTAGCGGTTGGTTTCAGTTGCCAACTGGATACAAAGAGCCGGTTTTGGTTTCAGGGACGGATGGAGTGGGCACCAAGCTAAAACTCGCCCATCAGCTCAACTTTCACCACACCGTCGGAATTGATCTTGTAGCAATGTGCGTCAACGATGTGTTGACGTGTGGCGCAGAACCGTTATTTTTTCTAGATTATTTAGCAACAGGGCAACTAAATCCAGAGCAGCTGACTCAGGTGGTTGATGGCATCGCTGCGGGATGTCGTGAGTCGGGGTGTGCCCTACTGGGAGGAGAAACCGCAGAAATGCCGGGTTTTTACCAACTAGGCGAGTATGACTTGGCGGGTTTTTGTGTGGGGATTGTAGAAAAGAGCCAGATATTGGATGGTTCTTTGGTGCAAGAGGGAGATGTGGCGATCGCTCTTGCCAGTCAAGGGATTCACAGCAATGGTTTTAGTCTGGTGCGGAAGATTGTCGAACGTAGCGGCGTTGACTTGCACGCCTCCCCAACAGCGGTCAGGGGGGAAGGCTTTGCGCCCTTAGACGGTAAGAATTTTGGGGAAGTTTTATTAACTCCCACCCGGATTTACGTCAAACCCGTTTTAGCGGCACGGAAGGCTGGGCTTGATATTCATAGCATGGCTCACATCACGGGTGGCGGCTTGCCAGAAAACTTACCTCGCTGTATTGGTGCCGATTTATCTATCCAGCTCGATCTTAAATCGTGGGTGATTCCGCCTATTTTTAACTGGCTGGCTGATGCTGGTGAAGTCAAACCCGCCGATATGTTTAATACCTTCAATATGGGGATCGGTTTTGTAGTCCTCGTGCCCCCAGACCAAGCCGACCGAACCATTAACTGGTTTGAATCCCAGAATATCCCCGCCTATGCCATCGGCAAAGCGATCGCTGGTAGTGGGGGTCTGATCGGAATCCCAGATTAA